The Phlebotomus papatasi isolate M1 chromosome 3, Ppap_2.1, whole genome shotgun sequence genomic sequence TGCGGTTGTTGCACATGCCAGACTCTCAAAGTCACAATCTGGGGTGATTGTGACGGGTTCTGCTGGTCCAGTCGGACGAACTCTCGTCTACAAATCACCATCCAGTGGTTCTGTGGTCGATAAGAGGCCATTGACTGGTGAGAATGGGGACAATTATCCCACCAGTGATTCCAGTAAAATTGTCATAGTGAATGGGAAGAAGGAATTGGCCAGGGAGTCAACTAAAGAAAATCTCAAACCAATACAACTGGAGATGTACACAAAATCTCCATCGGTTGTCCGTTCTAAGCGGATTTCCAGTGAAGTTGGACAAAAAGGTGTCCAAGAAGACAAGGCCACAAATGGTGACCACGAGAATCATCCGGAGAAGAAGATGACTAATGGTGAAGATGAAGAGATTGTGGTGGTAAATGGGCCAATAATGATGCTCCGTGAGGAGAACCGTAATCGTATTGAGATAAAGTCGGAGCAACAGCCAGTGGCGACGGAAAAGACGGAGATCATCATAAATGACGAAGTGAGGTGCATTGAGGTGCGAACAGGTAATTCAAATGGTTCTGAAGAACCGGAGGAAGATGAAGTTCCAAATGGCACAGAACAGCAGACGGAACATGACCCAATTCCCGTTGGGAAAAAGGTTGCCTTCCATGAAATGTTGATTGCTGAACTGACAGCCATGCGAAAGGAAAAGATCCCTCCTATGGCGCCAAGGAAGAAGCGTCAATCAATTGATAGATCAACAGATTCATCACCAAATGGCACTCAAAGATCAAGAATCAGAACATCAGATTGGGTAGAAGTTGGGGACAATGGAAAGGCTGTTGTACTAACCAGTTGTCACATTAGTCTCGAAGATTCCGGTATGGAAGATGAGGAACGTCCGGATGATACGTCTTCAGGTGTGGGAGATTCCTGGGATAGTACCAGAGACAATGAAGAACGGTAATTAATTCTTGCAGcattagaaaaattataaataatttccaGATGCAGTTTTTCTTTATATAATTCACCGAAGAGTTGATAGAAGAGATGGGTTCAATCTCTACAACTTTTGTGTCATCTAAGAAGTGTTGACGTGTTGTTTTTGGGGAAAGAATGGAAAAGTTTTTGAAGTGAAAGCTTGTACGCAGAAAAGTTGATAAGGATATTGATTTGAAACACAAAATGTGTGAGTTAGAAGAATAGAACGTTGTTTGATTATcttttatgataaaattaattgagaTTGCAATTCACATCAAGGAAAGTGTTACGAAATTCACTTTGCACAATAAGAGATCTTCCAAATAATCTAGTGAATTCAGAAAATCCTAGTGGTTCGTTTCTGAGATAAATTATCCCTACCGTTATAATCTCCTcaaatgtgtctcggctaaattaGAAAATCTGCAAAGTCTATTCAAATTGGACCTATTTCGAAGTGTTCGAAGTTCAATTACAGGGcgttttaccaaaaaaaaaacatggaattTTGAAAAGATTCCAGAGGATATTATATTCCTTAATCGCACAAAAAACATTTACACCCCGTCATTTAACTTTTTTAAGAACTAATCGATTTTCTGTCTATTGTATATATGCATTTTCCTATTGAAATAGCCGGTTTTTCCTCTGAGCGTATCAACTGAAagattaacaattttaaataaacaacAACAAAATCAGCTGTATAGAAGCTTGATTGTTCGAAATATTCTTAAATAgctacaaataattttcaaagaggGGCATTTCACgcgccgaaagataggcaaaatAAAACGTGGCTGATCCAATGGGCAACTTGAATTTCGAAATTATGTTTTCAAATCAAAATGCTACCATTTAAACGAATCTTAAGAAGAAATGCAAATTGAACCCTTTATTAACCTGTTTtgttaatttgaaattgaattgttttataGTAAATCTAAAGCGTCAGtagtattgtattttttttgtattgtatttattcttcATCTTGATTGTGACATTTCCAACCTTCCCTGCGGCCAtcgtcgtcttagcgttggtggccaacctcaagagccaaaacgatggaaaagctcTATCACGGGTTCTATAAGCCAAAGTAACATTATTTGTTTACAGATCTTTCATTAAATAAGAACCATTGAATAAGAATGTCAGGAAACGTCCACTTAATCAAGAGACAAAGCCAGGCTGTGGCAGCAGTTTGGCATGGagggtaaaaaataattataataaaaatattaataatgataataaattaTAGTAGAACGAACCACGAAGGGGAAAAAAACTCCATCTAATTACAATTTTACACGTCTAAAAGTTTTTAGCTAAATTTTTACTCGTGTTTCAAAACATTACTGTACACATAAATTTTCGAAACACAAAATTTAATCCAGAAAATAGGAACGAGTTACGGCATGATAGTGGTATTTCattcgatacaaatattcactgtcactgatctaAACACACATCGAGATGGACTGCTGTACTGGCACTATGTATGAGACAGTCACACAAAGATCCGTGATctggagcggctacccgtatcggggaataagatagaataggagtgaaGAAGCATAAAAAGCCCAATTGTGGCCTAGATGAATTGGTAATCCCTCGAAAAATCTTTTATAGTACGAAGCATTGTACTAAGTACACACAGTTCTCCGCTAttcggatgacagctgtcaaatactTTGACAGCTTCTTCCTTTTTACATTTTGACTATCGGACTCAttcaggtccatatagccatttcgaTCACTTTTTGTtgcatctttatttttttctgctttttccccacccggccggaacaaatgttatacaatattagataaatattatatacgAATAGGGAGAGTAGGCCTACTATAGTAGGGATAGTAGGGCGATTGTAGGCCTAccctccatataaaacactGTGTCGTTTTACTAGTGGAAGAGACTTTTTGGTAGCATTAGTATTGGTGTGACTGCCGTGTACGTGTGAatcacaaatattaattttttcaccTGATGAGGCAATTTTCTTACAGGAAACGTAATTCTTAAGCTTCTTTGGCTACTTTTATGCCTCTTTTCTTATAAATCTatgcaaaatagtaaaaaaattgcacatttatTTTCGATGTTATTGTGGCAGTGGGACATATCAGAGACACTGTAGAATGAGTGGAACTTGTCTCGGACAATGACAGGGTAcgaatataatatatttttaaatgaaaaatataatacaaatcggactcagatttttgtcagactagtaTCATGGAAATGTGTTATAGCTCCGATTTTGTTCCGGCCGGGCATTTACTATTTTTGTGCTTCTAATTCCACCctatcagatttttttttgttccatcAAAAATCTTGATACATATATTTTGCGTCACCTTGTAACCTTCATAGacagtaacattttttttccaattattcaccgAACGCGCTTCGATTAGGGATCGAAGCAAGGGCCTAGGCTTACAACCTTGCAACAATAATTCCAGAAATTCTGACATGAAACTTTAACAAATCAAAAATAATGGATCTCATTGTCTTATTTGGATGATAGAGGTTACTTCTTAAAAATTTAGGCTATATTCAATCTAACCTATAAAAAAACCAATGCATAcatactagggtaaagt encodes the following:
- the LOC129806836 gene encoding uncharacterized protein LOC129806836, whose product is MISRKPGPPVPPRPSAAVVAHARLSKSQSGVIVTGSAGPVGRTLVYKSPSSGSVVDKRPLTGENGDNYPTSDSSKIVIVNGKKELARESTKENLKPIQLEMYTKSPSVVRSKRISSEVGQKGVQEDKATNGDHENHPEKKMTNGEDEEIVVVNGPIMMLREENRNRIEIKSEQQPVATEKTEIIINDEVRCIEVRTGNSNGSEEPEEDEVPNGTEQQTEHDPIPVGKKVAFHEMLIAELTAMRKEKIPPMAPRKKRQSIDRSTDSSPNGTQRSRIRTSDWVEVGDNGKAVVLTSCHISLEDSGMEDEERPDDTSSGVGDSWDSTRDNEERINMSLPGLPPLPKSLSGFDLTAAQQRLYQNDCLGGGLKTTTASTRGTPTTATSTPNSNNPSSAEDSATASAQLQEISPLDSRKSKLDTQLDILRREMIDLRQLDLSLLSQLWALNKSIQEFRTMLQEEETLSPLSQSPSPSEGNSLTSDDDDVDDEDLDGDGQMPEPALEAPIPRMRVAPPPPPPPNRKPPSRPV